Proteins encoded within one genomic window of Episyrphus balteatus chromosome 1, idEpiBalt1.1, whole genome shotgun sequence:
- the LOC129921421 gene encoding aspartate--tRNA ligase, mitochondrial isoform X2, whose translation MWNNNHQNNNRGGPSPWINNGNNNNNSMYDNFSIGNLPFFSNNLNTNPPPPPPLVVNCGELRPVHEGKYVEMTGKFIKKRIGRFGELRDRNGATQLVISDDRNPRISRRFQNMPSECILTIVGTVLTRPFGSRNVTMPTGEIEVEVEDVLNLARVPGRRGAEKRSYSTMSDNKKSITSTEYKMAGKTENILKHFENREYTCNDLRKNHVGQNVTLVGWVSNTTKTKFQHLKDGYGQTQIIIEEKELLDTFSSATPTCIVQVKGKVLARPATNINMKFETGDIEIKVESVKILNADEPYDGPVKEKVQKIPIGKVKDTDDGSTDTSAPVSGIADTNKFTIRTHNCGELSGANVAEKVNIAGWLEFQRMGKFLVLRDGYGQTQVLLSDKCNITEKYPDGIPLESIVRVEGTVIPRPSNMLNLAMKTGEIEIEATDIEVLNPSKKNLPFEVRGHQRANETLRMTHRYLDLRFSDMQKNLRLRSSILMKMREFLINYLGFVEVETPTLFRRTPGGAQEFVVPTRKPGHFYSLVQSPQQFKQMLMAGAIDRYFQVARCYRDEATRQDRQPEFTQLDIEMSFTTQKDVMSMIEETLKFCWPKERGTIETPFEIISYDEAMSKYGCDQPDARFELLLNDITEIVKDSETIQNKFKDLGVCLIHVDKSISLLDAPTRKHLEQIGNDFDGTFYFRKFNSRKDAKDRLTKYLGADGAKNTVEKCNIHADDLVFLAIGEKVNTRTLMGRLRLDYADLLEENELLPRRKKMNKFLWVVDFPMFFKTEDGGYESAHHPFTAPQDEYLEQLKNKENLENIKSQAYDLVLNGNEVGGGSIRIHNKDLQKFVLEEILKIPHEHLNHLLSALESGCPPHGGIALGIDRLMAFICQARSIRDVIAFPKSLNGRDPLSKAPVPISDEEKKLYHLVIDGDVDKDEEPEQMEIEDVEKHSESVKADKKEEVIVSDNNEEEVEESKKIVEKKQKVEPIKKTLRKGILK comes from the exons ATGTGGAACAATAATCATCAGAATAACAACAGAGGAGGTCCTTCTCCTTGGATTAATAATGGCAATAATAACAACAATAGCatgt atgacaATTTTTCGATTGGAAACTTGCCattcttttcaaataacttGAATACAAATCCTCCTCCACCACCTCCATTGGTGGTAAATTGTGGTGAACTCCGTCCCGTTCACGAAGGCAAATATGTTGAAATGACTggcaagtttattaaaaaacgtATTGGACGATTTGGTGAATTAAGAGATAGAAATGGAGCAacacaattggtcatatctgaTGATAGG AATCCTCGAATTTCTCGCCGATTCCAAAACATGCCATCTGAATGTATTCTGACAATTGTTGGAACAGTTCTAACTAGACCATTTGGCTCTCGAAATGTAACAATGCCTACTGGAGAAATTGAAGTTGAAGTCGAAGATGTATTGAATTTAGCACGAGTGCCTGGTCGTCGCGGAGCAGAAAAACGATCCTACAGTACAATGTCAGataacaaaaaatctattacaagcacggaatataaaatggcaggaa aaactgaaaatattttaaaacattttgaaaatcgtgAATACACTTGCAATGATTTGCGTAAAAATCATGTGGGACAAAATGTCACATTGGTTGGTTGGGTTTCAAATACAACCaagacaaaatttcaacatttaaaaGATGGTTATGGACAGACTCAAATTATTATTGAAGAAAAAGAa ttactTGATACTTTTTCTTCAGCTACACCTACCTGTATTGTACAAGTTAAGGGAAAAGTTTTGGCTAGACCTGCAACTAATATTAACATG AAATTTGAGACCGGCGACATTGAAATAAAAGTAGAATCGGTAAAAATTCTCAACGCTGATGAACCATACGATGGACCAGTTAAAGAGAAAgtacaaaaaataccaattggAAAAGTTAAAGATACCGACGACGGCTCCACGGACACATCTGCACCAGTTTCCGGAATAGCCGACACAAACAAATTTACAATACGAACTCATAATTGTGGTGAATTGAGTGGTGCAAATGTTGCAGAAAAAGTCAATATTGCTGGTTGGCTGGAGTTTCAGCGTATGGGCAAATTTCTTGTGTTACGCGATGGCTATGGCCAAACACAAGTTTTACTCTCGGATAAATGTAATATTACAGAAAAATATCCTGATGGCATTCCATTGGAATCAATTGTTCGTGTTGAAGGAACTGTAATTCCAAGACCTTCGAATATGCTTAATCTGGCTATGAAAACCGGTGAAATTGAGATCGAAGCAACTGATATTGAAGTACTGAATCCATCTAAGAAGAATTTGCCTTTTGAAGTAAGAGGACATCAGAGAGCGAATGAAACACTACGTATGACGCATCGGTATCTTGATTTAAG attttcagaTATGCAAAAGAACTTACGCCTTCGATCATCAATTCTCATGAAAATGCGTGAATTTCTTATCAACTATTTAGGTTTCGTTGAAGTCGAAACACCAACGTTGTTTCGCAGAACGCCTGGAGGAGCTCAGGAATTTGTTGTTCCCACGCGAAAGCCAGGGCATTTTTATTCGTTGGTACAAAGCCCACAACAGTTCAAACAGATGCTTATGGCTGGAGCCATAGATCGATACTTCCAAGTAGCACGTTGCTATCGTGATGAAGCGACGCGACAAGATCGTCAACCGGAATTCACTCAATTGGACATAGAAATGTCATTTACAACACAAAAAGACGTAATGTCAATGATTGAAGAGACTTTAAAGTTTTGCTGGCCCAAAGAACGTGGAACTATTGAAACACCGTTTGAAATAATTTCTTACGATGAAGCTATGTCTAAGTATGGTTGCGATCAGCCCGATGCTCGTTTTGAACTTTTg TTAAATGACATAACAGAAATTGTTAAAGATTCTGAAacaattcaaaacaaatttaaagatCTCGGTGTTTGTTTAATTCATGTTGACAAATCTATATCATTACTTGATGCTCCAACCAGAAAACATTTAGAACAAATTGGCAATGATTTTGATGGTACATTCTATTTCCGAAAATTTAat AGTAGAAAAGATGCTAAAGATAGACTGACTAAATATTTGGGAGCAGATGGAGCGAAGAACACAGTCGAAAAGTGCAATATACATGCAGACGATCTGGTTTTCCTAGCGATCGGCGAAAAAGTTAATACA CGAACTTTAATGGGCCGCCTTCGTCTGGATTATGCTGACTTGTTAGAAGAAAATGAACTTTTGCCTCGAcgtaaaaaaatgaacaaattcCTTTGGGTAGTAGATTTCCCAATGTTTTTCAAAACCGAAGATGGCGGTTACGAGAGTGCCCATCATCCATTCACAGCTCCACAGGATGAATATCTTGAACAGCTGAAGAATAAAGAAAATTTGGAAAACATTAAATCACAAGCCTACGATTTAGTACTTAATGGAAATGAAGTAGGTGGCGGTTCAATTCGTATTCATAACAAAGACTTGCAGAAATTTGTTTtagaagaaattttgaaaattccacATGAACATCTCAATCATTTGCTTAGTGCACTTGAAAGTGGATGTCCACCTCATGGAGGTATTGCATTGGGTATCGACAGACTGATGGCATTTATTTGCCAAGCTAGATCAATTCGTGATGTGATTGCTTTCCCCAAATCTCTAAACGGAAGAGATCCCCTCTCGAAAGCACCTGTTCCAATTTCTGATGAAGAAAAGAAATTATATCATTTAGTTATTGATGGTGATGTGGACAAAGATGAAGAACCTGAACAAATGGAAATTGAAGATGTAGAAAAACATAGTGAAAGTGTTAAGGCAGATAAAAAAGAAGAAGTCATAGTTAGTGATAATAACGAGGAAGAAGTTGAAGAATCAAAGAAAATTGTTGAAAAGAAGCAAAAAGTTGaaccaattaaaaaaacccTCAGAAAAggcattttaaaataa
- the LOC129921421 gene encoding aspartate--tRNA ligase, mitochondrial isoform X1, which translates to MYLISRSLNKRAIFGVSSSIQQIYKTPFPYPSKKEENIMWNNNHQNNNRGGPSPWINNGNNNNNSMYDNFSIGNLPFFSNNLNTNPPPPPPLVVNCGELRPVHEGKYVEMTGKFIKKRIGRFGELRDRNGATQLVISDDRNPRISRRFQNMPSECILTIVGTVLTRPFGSRNVTMPTGEIEVEVEDVLNLARVPGRRGAEKRSYSTMSDNKKSITSTEYKMAGKTENILKHFENREYTCNDLRKNHVGQNVTLVGWVSNTTKTKFQHLKDGYGQTQIIIEEKELLDTFSSATPTCIVQVKGKVLARPATNINMKFETGDIEIKVESVKILNADEPYDGPVKEKVQKIPIGKVKDTDDGSTDTSAPVSGIADTNKFTIRTHNCGELSGANVAEKVNIAGWLEFQRMGKFLVLRDGYGQTQVLLSDKCNITEKYPDGIPLESIVRVEGTVIPRPSNMLNLAMKTGEIEIEATDIEVLNPSKKNLPFEVRGHQRANETLRMTHRYLDLRFSDMQKNLRLRSSILMKMREFLINYLGFVEVETPTLFRRTPGGAQEFVVPTRKPGHFYSLVQSPQQFKQMLMAGAIDRYFQVARCYRDEATRQDRQPEFTQLDIEMSFTTQKDVMSMIEETLKFCWPKERGTIETPFEIISYDEAMSKYGCDQPDARFELLLNDITEIVKDSETIQNKFKDLGVCLIHVDKSISLLDAPTRKHLEQIGNDFDGTFYFRKFNSRKDAKDRLTKYLGADGAKNTVEKCNIHADDLVFLAIGEKVNTRTLMGRLRLDYADLLEENELLPRRKKMNKFLWVVDFPMFFKTEDGGYESAHHPFTAPQDEYLEQLKNKENLENIKSQAYDLVLNGNEVGGGSIRIHNKDLQKFVLEEILKIPHEHLNHLLSALESGCPPHGGIALGIDRLMAFICQARSIRDVIAFPKSLNGRDPLSKAPVPISDEEKKLYHLVIDGDVDKDEEPEQMEIEDVEKHSESVKADKKEEVIVSDNNEEEVEESKKIVEKKQKVEPIKKTLRKGILK; encoded by the exons atgtatttaatttcTAGGTCTTTAAATAAACGTGCAATTTTCGGAGTTAGTTCTTCGATTCAGCAAATCTACAAGACGCCATTTCCATATCCa AGcaaaaaggaagaaaatatAATGTGGAACAATAATCATCAGAATAACAACAGAGGAGGTCCTTCTCCTTGGATTAATAATGGCAATAATAACAACAATAGCatgt atgacaATTTTTCGATTGGAAACTTGCCattcttttcaaataacttGAATACAAATCCTCCTCCACCACCTCCATTGGTGGTAAATTGTGGTGAACTCCGTCCCGTTCACGAAGGCAAATATGTTGAAATGACTggcaagtttattaaaaaacgtATTGGACGATTTGGTGAATTAAGAGATAGAAATGGAGCAacacaattggtcatatctgaTGATAGG AATCCTCGAATTTCTCGCCGATTCCAAAACATGCCATCTGAATGTATTCTGACAATTGTTGGAACAGTTCTAACTAGACCATTTGGCTCTCGAAATGTAACAATGCCTACTGGAGAAATTGAAGTTGAAGTCGAAGATGTATTGAATTTAGCACGAGTGCCTGGTCGTCGCGGAGCAGAAAAACGATCCTACAGTACAATGTCAGataacaaaaaatctattacaagcacggaatataaaatggcaggaa aaactgaaaatattttaaaacattttgaaaatcgtgAATACACTTGCAATGATTTGCGTAAAAATCATGTGGGACAAAATGTCACATTGGTTGGTTGGGTTTCAAATACAACCaagacaaaatttcaacatttaaaaGATGGTTATGGACAGACTCAAATTATTATTGAAGAAAAAGAa ttactTGATACTTTTTCTTCAGCTACACCTACCTGTATTGTACAAGTTAAGGGAAAAGTTTTGGCTAGACCTGCAACTAATATTAACATG AAATTTGAGACCGGCGACATTGAAATAAAAGTAGAATCGGTAAAAATTCTCAACGCTGATGAACCATACGATGGACCAGTTAAAGAGAAAgtacaaaaaataccaattggAAAAGTTAAAGATACCGACGACGGCTCCACGGACACATCTGCACCAGTTTCCGGAATAGCCGACACAAACAAATTTACAATACGAACTCATAATTGTGGTGAATTGAGTGGTGCAAATGTTGCAGAAAAAGTCAATATTGCTGGTTGGCTGGAGTTTCAGCGTATGGGCAAATTTCTTGTGTTACGCGATGGCTATGGCCAAACACAAGTTTTACTCTCGGATAAATGTAATATTACAGAAAAATATCCTGATGGCATTCCATTGGAATCAATTGTTCGTGTTGAAGGAACTGTAATTCCAAGACCTTCGAATATGCTTAATCTGGCTATGAAAACCGGTGAAATTGAGATCGAAGCAACTGATATTGAAGTACTGAATCCATCTAAGAAGAATTTGCCTTTTGAAGTAAGAGGACATCAGAGAGCGAATGAAACACTACGTATGACGCATCGGTATCTTGATTTAAG attttcagaTATGCAAAAGAACTTACGCCTTCGATCATCAATTCTCATGAAAATGCGTGAATTTCTTATCAACTATTTAGGTTTCGTTGAAGTCGAAACACCAACGTTGTTTCGCAGAACGCCTGGAGGAGCTCAGGAATTTGTTGTTCCCACGCGAAAGCCAGGGCATTTTTATTCGTTGGTACAAAGCCCACAACAGTTCAAACAGATGCTTATGGCTGGAGCCATAGATCGATACTTCCAAGTAGCACGTTGCTATCGTGATGAAGCGACGCGACAAGATCGTCAACCGGAATTCACTCAATTGGACATAGAAATGTCATTTACAACACAAAAAGACGTAATGTCAATGATTGAAGAGACTTTAAAGTTTTGCTGGCCCAAAGAACGTGGAACTATTGAAACACCGTTTGAAATAATTTCTTACGATGAAGCTATGTCTAAGTATGGTTGCGATCAGCCCGATGCTCGTTTTGAACTTTTg TTAAATGACATAACAGAAATTGTTAAAGATTCTGAAacaattcaaaacaaatttaaagatCTCGGTGTTTGTTTAATTCATGTTGACAAATCTATATCATTACTTGATGCTCCAACCAGAAAACATTTAGAACAAATTGGCAATGATTTTGATGGTACATTCTATTTCCGAAAATTTAat AGTAGAAAAGATGCTAAAGATAGACTGACTAAATATTTGGGAGCAGATGGAGCGAAGAACACAGTCGAAAAGTGCAATATACATGCAGACGATCTGGTTTTCCTAGCGATCGGCGAAAAAGTTAATACA CGAACTTTAATGGGCCGCCTTCGTCTGGATTATGCTGACTTGTTAGAAGAAAATGAACTTTTGCCTCGAcgtaaaaaaatgaacaaattcCTTTGGGTAGTAGATTTCCCAATGTTTTTCAAAACCGAAGATGGCGGTTACGAGAGTGCCCATCATCCATTCACAGCTCCACAGGATGAATATCTTGAACAGCTGAAGAATAAAGAAAATTTGGAAAACATTAAATCACAAGCCTACGATTTAGTACTTAATGGAAATGAAGTAGGTGGCGGTTCAATTCGTATTCATAACAAAGACTTGCAGAAATTTGTTTtagaagaaattttgaaaattccacATGAACATCTCAATCATTTGCTTAGTGCACTTGAAAGTGGATGTCCACCTCATGGAGGTATTGCATTGGGTATCGACAGACTGATGGCATTTATTTGCCAAGCTAGATCAATTCGTGATGTGATTGCTTTCCCCAAATCTCTAAACGGAAGAGATCCCCTCTCGAAAGCACCTGTTCCAATTTCTGATGAAGAAAAGAAATTATATCATTTAGTTATTGATGGTGATGTGGACAAAGATGAAGAACCTGAACAAATGGAAATTGAAGATGTAGAAAAACATAGTGAAAGTGTTAAGGCAGATAAAAAAGAAGAAGTCATAGTTAGTGATAATAACGAGGAAGAAGTTGAAGAATCAAAGAAAATTGTTGAAAAGAAGCAAAAAGTTGaaccaattaaaaaaacccTCAGAAAAggcattttaaaataa